The Pristis pectinata isolate sPriPec2 chromosome 12, sPriPec2.1.pri, whole genome shotgun sequence DNA window TCAATCTTAGCTAACCCAAAGCACTCGTGCACTGTGTCCTGTTCACTTTTTACTGCTTTTTCTGTTGACTGCTGTTTTGCCAATTCTTTAAATTtcttattttttgttttcatttgcactTGCTCTTAGTCTTGTTCTCTCTTACCTTTAACTTTATCCACCTTACAATTCTTTCATTCCTTTGCCTCCTGTCTCTTGTCCCTCTCCATCCGCATCAGCTGCTCTCcccttttttttactttctgttggtgattttgctttcataaggcaAAGTCAGAGGAATTCTGGAATTCCTTTGACTACCATCTGCCTTTTCATCTTTCTTTCCTGCATTAAACACCTTGTTAAACCACTGCTTTGACAAAGCTTTAGGTTATGTCTTCTAATATCTCTTTTGGCTCAGCATCCAATTTATTCCTTGCATGCCAGAGAAACTTGtttggatttttttctgtttttaaaaaaccCTGGTATAATTGCAGATAGCATTTTTTTTATGAAATCTATATTATGCACTTTAAACCTGCACAAGAACAGGCTTCAAAAACAAACCATTCTTTCTTTATCAGGGATTTAATATCAAAAGTGTGCAGTCGCAAGGTTTCAAATTAAATGTGTGGGACATCGGAGGACAGCGAAAAATTAGACCGTATTGGAGGAACTACTTTGAAAATACTGATGTTCTTGTGAGTATTACATATTTACTAATGCTTTATATGACACTAAGCCCTACTGTCTCTTGAATTCTACTCTCATTTATTTATTCAATAGAGCTTCCATTCCTCTTCTGTTAGTGTGAACAATTGTGATCAACTCAACTGATAAGATCTTAATTATTATTTAGCAACTAGTTAAAGATATTGGATTTGAAGAACATAAATTGACTCTGTCATTAATATTCCAAATAGAGTGACTGAACTTGTTTGGTTTGTGAATTGGCACACGTTCAGTATACCAACATTTACTACTACTACCAGAGTTTACAAAAATACATGCCTAGACATTGGATTTCTCCCATTTTAATTTTGTTGCGCTGAATGGCTTGCTGTGTTTAGCTCTAATGCCCAGAGAACTGCAAAGAAAACCCCACTAAATGgcagtttatttaaaatttttttttaatgatttgtcaGCTTTATCCTTTGTTTAAAACCGTGCATTTCCTAATAGCAGCAGTACATGCACAAATGGCATTGGTAAAGTGACATCcatgcttgggggggggggggggaagctcaaAAGTGTCAAGTCCAATTTTCTAATGTGTAGGACTGAGCACAATAGAATTAAAACATACCCAAAGCTGATTTCTGCCACACTTCCTACTAGAGAGAATAATCTCCAATTTTACCACATTACATTCCACCTGCCATCTCCTTGCCTAGTAATATCTGTTTTTATTATCTGAATGAAATAGCAGCTGTGTTTCAATCAGCAACTTAGTTGTGgcttcaagtctcactccagagatttgagtcaAAAAAACCAGACTCATGCTTCATTGTAGATCTAAGGGCATGGTGGAATATTGGAGGTTTCATATGTAACGTTAAACCAAAGTCCCTCTACACATGAGTGGATGTTTACTGTGTGCAATCAATTGCTatgtttcctactttacaacagaGATTACATCTCAAAAGTACCTTGTTATCCATTCATAGATTTGGGATGTCTTGAAAGGTTTCTGAggtgtgctatataaatgcaggtttttaATTTTTCCTAATTGCATTTTTCTTCCCAGATCTATGTAATTGACAGTGCAGACCGAAAAAGGTTTGAAGAAACGGGACAGGTAACTGGCCTTGATCTTCCTCCTGAAATATTGTACACGTAGTTACATCAGTCCATGATATAGTACACAATTACTCTGCACTACTACAGCTGTTCTGCAGAACTAGGCTACAGCACGTAAGAATGAAGATGGACATCAGTCAAGAAATCAGATAATTATTGTTATGTATCGATGCAGGATATTAACTAGGAGTTTTACTTACAATATTCTTACGTGCCAAGAATCCCATTCCAAAGGCTTTTGCAATCTTCAGAGCCAATTCACCTACGGAAACCAATAGGTTGGGTTCATATTTTTtccccagactgattcctgggataccAGGAGAGATTGTCAACTACTtttgtattcactggagcttagaagaatagaaggaaattaattgaaatttaGAAAACTGAACAGAGCTAGTCAGACTTGATGTGGAGAgcgtgtttcctctggctggagtaATTAGAACAGGTTACAGGACAAAAGATTTAagactgagctgaggagaaatttcttcactccagaaggtggtgaacctttggaattcgcTAACAGGGAGGACAGGTTGTTGATGAATTTCTAAACACAAACTGCATCGAGGAGTACAGGAAGAGAGTGGGAACACAGGAGAGGTGACCAGCCACAAtagtattgaatgatggaacaggctctgAAGGGCTAAATAGCCCACTCTTACTCTTTTTAATGTTTCTATGAAGCACATCAAAAATAAAGGATCTCTGAAGTACTTTGTGCCTGTTTTCCACTTTAATAGTCAGAACAAAGAATACATTATAGTAGAAATATGAAGATTTCAGCATGActttgaggaggaggaagaatttaTAAAACAAAGCTTGGTAAGAACGGGAGAAGAATCTTCAGGAGTTAACACATGATGATGGAGGGTAAAGATGAAAGCAAGATCAGCAGTTCCAAATGCAAAATTTATCACATTGTCTAAACAAGCTTAAATGTCTCAGTCAGAAAAATAAATTAGGGTTTTAATGTATAACTGTATTCCATAGCCAAAATATTAAATATAGCCTAGTCTAACTTCATTTCCACTGAACAGCTTAAGAATTTCTTGTCTGTATTGAGCAATGAGGCAATTCAGCCTCATTACTCAAATATGCATATAATATAGTGCTTCAAAAGATCAAACCCCCAACCCATTTGTTTATGTAGGAGAATTGGCTTCGAAGATTACATTGGAAATTGGAATGGGATCCTTGGTACTTTAGAATATTGGGAGCAGAACTCCTAGTTTTAAAGTGTTAAAGCTTTTTTACTTTCAAAATACCATTGTCTGAAATATATTTTAGCTTTTAAAGGTCTAAGGTAATGTTTTCACTTGAATTGGTATTCAGGAGCTTGCTGAGCTATTGGATGAAGAAAAACTGAGTGGCGTTGCTGTTCTTGTTTTTGCCAACAAGCAAGATTTGCTGACGGCTGCCCCGGCATCTGAGATAGCTGAGGGGTTGAACCTACATACAATTCGTGACCGTGTCTGGCAAATCCAGTCTTGTTCTGCACTCACAGGAGAAGGTGTACAGGTGTGCTGTcatcacttttttttgtattttaaaaaaagattcatttattttattgaggTGCACATTGTAGtcctgttttctttatttttaatcctGAATTACTGTGGTAGGCTAGTGATGGCTTTGTACAGATAATGAGCCTACCTTAGAAGTAGATTATTGAACTTTCTTGTCTCTAAGGATGTGAGttccctaattttttttaaactatcatTCATTGACATTAAACAAAAATGCATGCCAGTATATTTGAAAAATCAACTGTTTATCGCAACTCATGTAAGCTTTGGTGATTTGCAGTTACTAATCCTTAAATTTGGATTTCTTCTCATGTCCATACTGAGTAAGTTGTCTGTTTTTCTCAACCGTAGTAGTCATTGTTGGGAAAGCAGTTGAAATAGACTTTCATTTGTTAATCCAGGACAGAATGAATTGAGTCTACAGTGTGCAGCATTGGCAATAATATGATTGCTTGACTGATTCCAAGGCATCTGCCAATTCTGGTATAAATTAAGAGCTATATCCATCAGTGGACATTTAACCTGTTGAGGTCTAGTGTTTGTGTCTTTTCCTGAACAATATTACACAGAAGGGATAAGGAAAAAATCTGCCTTTTTTTCTTCTTGTCCTCGACTCTCACTATGTCTGTAATCTCTTTGTTAAGCCCTCCAGCCCCGGAAACCATTTTAGGCAAGAGTCAGTGAACTGCACAGCTTACTTCCTCACTCCAGAAGGCTTAGTGACTGAGCTGTAGGTTTCACTATCTTTCTTTGAATCAGAGGAATGCTTCACTTGACGTCTGCCTTCTTTCAACcacaaatgtttccttttgttctctctttcacagcaacgtagaaaacctacagcacaatacaggcccttcggcccacaaagttgtgctgaacatgtccctaccgtagaaattgctaggcttacccatagccctctatttttctaagctcctatccaaaagtctcttaaaagacttatcatatctgcctccaccgccgttactggcagcccattccatgcactcaccattctctgagttaaaaaaaacttacccctgacatctcctctgtacctttccCTACCCTCTTTCTTTGTTTCGTGTTACCCATGTATCTCTAAtgcttcccagttttgatgattgatcattgacctgaaatgttaacttgtaactgtcaacaatttttttttcaagcttGGCTTCTATACAGGGGCTTTCAAACTCTTAAGGATTGCTTCCAACTGTTAAGAAATTTGTTTATAAATCAAAAATGAATTCCAAAATGTAACAATGCAAAATCATGGCATAAAGATATGAAAAGGAGCAGAATTTTGATTTGCTCTATCCCCATCCTGCTCATAAGTTGTGCTTCCACTGTCCCCACCACCGATATTATATTAAAATTAGAAAACATTAAAAGTACTGGCAGATCTAGAGTTTTGGCTCCAATGTGTGATTTGTGCATGTTTTGTTTGTTCAAACTCTTGCAATTCTATTCCAGGATGGGATGAATTGGGTCTGCAAAAATGTCAATTCAAAGAAGAAATGAAATCACCTCCAAGCACCAAGGAAGGAACCAGATGGACCATTTCTGATCTGATGATGATAATCAATTGTTACTGACCAAATTCTCCGCCACTATTCACAATTTTAGCTATGAACCCAGAAGCAACATCGGGAGTAATGTATCTCCAGTACACTACCTGAATTTTTGGAATCCTTTTATAAATACCATACATGTTCTGTCAATGTTGCTGCAATACATCATTCTGTGCATCTCGTACTATCCTTCTGAATGCAGTATACTGCAAACTGCATGGACTGATGTGTGATAATAACTCTTGTTGGACATGCCCTCATTTTCTTTGctagcagctttttaaaaaaaatcacaattgttggctgttttccctcctCCTAacttaatgtttctttttttatgaGACTTGATTCCCCTTTCCCTTTCCATTTGTGTAGATGAAACATTGTCCTCTGTATTTCAAATTCTGCTGATTTTTGCCCTTTATAGTGAACTTTATCCACTTTGCAATGTACaattaaatatacattttaattGGGATGATCTGCCATGCAGCTCCTCAAGGACTTGTTTTTCCTCTCTGGTTCCTTTGTGGATGCACAAAGCTCTGGTGCATCAGTAGTCTAAACTTACTAAAACTGTGGAGGTGCAAGGCAGATGAGGGTTGTCAGTTGGATTGGTGTATGATTTGGGCTTATTATGCAGCCAATAAACCCCAAAACCAAAAAGACTGGAGTAAAATTTACCAAAAGGTCTTTTACAACCCGAGTCAAACCAGAAACTATCCAAATTTTACACAAGCATGTTTGGACCACATGCAACTGACAAGTTGCTTTAGTcatcttgatttttcttttgcagaTTTAGTTTATAGAATCCAGTTCTTGTGAGGATTTTGTTTTCACCTCTCAGATAGGAAAGCAGCAAAGCAAGTGAATGGCAAATCTATAGCATTAGGGCTTGGCTGATTTAAATCCTCATTAACGAGCTATGAGCAGATTTGCCATTAAAGGGCTGGAGAGGAAGCAGCTGCCCAGCCATAGAAATAGAGTAGGGGAGCTACTGCCCAGGACCGAGGGGAATGGTCGCTGGCATAAGGTAAGTTCTTAGTGTGTGACCATTGTGATTGTCTATTGTGTTGTGTCAATGGAGGTACCTGCATGTTTTGACATTatttatttgctttaattttgacCATTCCTTTTGGTTATTGAGGCACAACACTTAAGGTGTACATGTCCAGTGTCTGGAATATTTTTCTTGCATTAGTACTGGTTTCTTTAAATGCAGATTTAGTGCAATAAACAGAACCAGCTTTCTCGATCTATAAGATGTAGTTGCTTTTTAAATGATGGGGTTAGGAGAAGAGCTGGGGGCATTTAACACTAGGGAAGTGGAATGAGCACTTTCAGCTACACGTCTTGGCTTACAACAGATAGCCTTCCTGCAAATAAAATGGGTTGTTTTTGCTAGTAATAAACAGCCGTGAATAACTCTAACTAATTAGGAGTCTGAAATCTGATCTTTGGTGCAGTATCAAGGGCAaaataaaagggggaaaaaagattATTACAGTTGTGTTcagtaaaattaaaaatagttGCCTTGCGCATGTTGCAACAGTGAATTGCTGGAAATCTTCATTGGACCTTTAAGATTATTTTTCTGGATTTTAATTACTATTAGCTGGGAATGCATCCTAGTCAGTCCCTGTAGGCAAGGATATCCTGTTTATTCCTGATTGAATTACACTACTGTACATTTTCTAAGCCACATCATCCTAAATTAAACTGTGTTGCAGTAGCCAAAATACTATCTGGAGAATGATCCCTAGATTGCCTTGACTTTGAAAAATTTGAAGCACTCACCAAATTTCCTCTAATCATCTTGCAGATTTGTTCTGACTCCAATATATTTCTGTCTCTCCATGATTTTTATGAAGGAAATGCAAAgccctgaatctttggaatggtATAGCTTGGTAGAGTTGAAGAGACCGGAGATAGTTCAAACTGTCTTTCTATCCTTTGGGAAATGATTGTTGGTGCACAGGTCTCTAGGAGCCTACAGTCGGTGTCATGGCTCAGTTCAACCTAGTTTTTCAGTGTGTAGATTATTGTGACGTTGATTATCAGAAGTCAAACATGTTACATGATTGTATGTTTGTGTACAAGTGCTTGGCAGCAGCTGGAGCTGTATCTTGTGGCAGAGCAGTCTGAGCTTTAACTTGATATTTTCCTGTCAGTATTAAGTTAGTTATGATTTAAAAGAAAGTTGTTCCCATGGAAATGGGCTTAAGTAATAGATGACATAAGGCTTTCTTCATGAGATCTCTATTTAACCATGTTACTTGTCATGGTACTTCACATGTCACTAGTATGCTGTTTTGCACTGTTCTAAACTGTTTTTATTGAAGTCCATCTTTCATTCCAAAGTTTGTCTCAGTGAACGTTTCGTACATAAGTTTTTGTAGTTGCTTTTCGTGCTACTAAAAGTTATTCAAAGGCAAGTCTTCTCTCCATCTCATTGTTCTTCACAGTGGAACACAGCTGTTTTATGAAAATCAATTCCTTAAGTGGTGTAAATCTTTGTAAGTGTTGCTGCATTTGGTGCTGGGGGGTTTTCATAATGAATGGGATCACGTGGTTCTAGAAATTGGCATATACCAATGTTAGCAATGACACTAAAACACCAATACTAATGTGACCATCACTGGATTAAGCTAGCAATAGTTCACTGACAAGCTGAAGTGCTAATGTTGCTGAATAAATTCAGTGATCACTCAGCCTTCTCTTAGCAATAACAATGTGGTCTTTGATATTAAAGCAGCTTGGATTAAGATTTGCCTGTAACTGTTGAAAACCTGAAAACAACAAAACCGGACATGAACGCCAGGCCaaactatattttttaaaaaaaggataagtACATGTGATTGGGGATTTCATTAGAAAATATACTTTACTCTTGAATGTTAATGACCTTCTGTtcatttcaaacttttttttccaattctgcATATTGAATGCATGATTGCTAATTAATAAAATCTTCAATTATCTGCAAACACCTTCTAAATTTATTGGGAGATCCTATGAAAATGTTCATGTTCACTCATGCAAATATGACCTAGAAGTTCTGAACTTGTAAAGTTAGGTGACACGTGAAAACAAAGTTTCCCCACACAGCATTAAAACTTAATTTAGTGGATTTCACCCCTCGCAGAAGCATTTACAAAATGCTTCACATATAATGGGGTTCATTGACCTTCTGCACCCCAAAGCTGCTGAATCTCAGAATTATTGTTTTAGTTAGTCCAATCTAAACagttaaatttgttttaaaaaggtaCTGAGAACAGCCCTTATCTCATGCTATGATGGAAGAGCATGTCAGTGAACTGTTCTGTTAATTAAGGTACTGATATACACAGCAATTGCTTTAACTAAACCTGTGGAAGATGAAACCACCTCAATATTAACAAGAAAGTCCTTGACCTCTCTGTTCAAATCAATTACTACTACCTATTTACAGATTTTCAAATTTGGAAAAGTGCTTCCTTTCTGCACCTAAAAAATTACCATAATTTCTTCTGGCACTCTCCAGCTGGGTTAATGGATGAAGACTCCTGCCCTAATCAATCAAACCCAAGTTCTTGCTTCAATCCCAGGATTGCCAGTTATCCTCATGGATATTGTTTCTAATTTGCAGTTGTAAATTTTGTCAACGTAGTGAAGATGGTAGAAGTGGAATGGATATTTTTGAGCGTTAAACATTTTGAAGAGGATAATTTTTGTATTGCCCAATACATTCTCTGTGGATGATATTGTCCTATAAAGCTGTAATTTAAGTACAAGATTACATTGCAGACAAGTCTAATGACACCCTCTTTTTCATGAAGTTCCTTCCTATTTGCTTTATACACTTTTGAAAATACAATATTTGCTCGTTAAACTTACCCTGGAGTTGACACAGcgtgtgttttatttttgtctaTTGATAAAATATAAAAGATCGTGGTCCTTTAACATGCAGTCAGCATTACATTCTTTATCGGCTGTAGATGTTCTATGGTTAAGTTCATATTGTTACTGTGTTATCAACTGTTTGCAGCTTTACAATAGTCGAAGGATGAAGAACGTGGTATTTTTGTCATAGATCACACGGTACATATAGTTCAAATGCAGAATGTCTTGTCCATGAAATAAAGACTATTTAATAAAAATTATGGAATTGAATTGATTTCATTCTCCTTCACCTGTTGGCCCTCCTATTTTATCGAAGACCTACACTGATGTCCTGATGATCCAACTTGCCACCATAGTTACAGTAGTAAATATGAATCAGAAAGAAGAGGTTAAATGATGTGAAGCTTGGGTTTAAAAGACCTGAATGAATAGGTTTGCCAAATCTGCATATGTTCCAGGAAGTTTAAActaccccaccccatctcccaccccTGGTTGCCAACACCTGTTATCACTATGCATTACCTATTCACTCCAGCTGTAAAGAAAACTCAATTGTATGTTTTGTAACTTAAATAGAGAACCTTTCTCCCCATCCCAATATTTTTATCACTCaatttatataaaacaaaacatgcttttttaaaaaaactgattaTTCATGTAGGTTATTTGCagtttaattggaattggtttattactgtcatgtgtactgagatgcagtgaaaaactgttttgccagccatccatgcagatcatttcaaaatgtaagtacGTTGATGTAGTATAAGGGAAGAGCAGTAACAATgaagaatatactgttacagttacaaagtgcagtgcaggcagacaataaggtgtgagggccatgatgaggtagattgtgaggtcaagagtctgtctgatcaaactaggggactgttcaattgtcttatgaCAATGAGATAGatgccgtccttgagcctggtggtacatattttcaagcttatgtatcttctgcctgacagaaaaggggagaagagagaatgtccagggtgggaggggcctttgattatgctggctgcttccccaaggcagcaagaagtgtagtaACATTTATTATAGGAACTATCAGTCTGAAAGAGTTTTAATTTCCCCCAAAAAATTTTAGAGTACTCCCTTTCTCAGGTTGTGGAAGAGAATGATGGTACAAGATTGCAATGAGTTTCTCTTTCCCCAAAGGGTGTTGCAGTACTAAATAGGAAGTGAGATGTGACGTAAATGAACCACGAATGACAATTTGATGATATTGATGAACACTTTTGATGACATTGAACATTCGTATTGAAAGAGGAGGAATCTCCTATCAATAAATGTGCCATGAAGAACCTTCCCTGAAATAAAAGCTGTATTTAGGTGTTGGATTTAACTTGGACTGTGTGGCAATATGATAAAGAAGCGAGTGTTTGGTACAGAATAATATCTATGTGCATGTCTGTAACTATGGAGGCAACTAAAGTTGTTGGTGCAGATCAGATGCAGTGGTGGTAACTGAATTTGTATAGCGTCTTTTAGTATGGCAAAACCCACGTGCTTTGCAGATGTATTATCAACTGAGTTGCATGAGTTACTGGGGCAGGAGACAAAGTTTGGATAAAAATGTGGGTTTTAAGTCACACCTTGGAGCAAAAAGGTCGGGGAGAGCATTTGGAGTTTATGGTCCTCGCTAAATCTTCTTGGTAGTGTTTGGGGGATGGGATGGAAAATGTGTCACTTTTTGAAACTTTCACACATATACATCGTATTTGCTTTGTGACTTAAGTAatttttcataaaaatatttaacaatGCTATCTGACTCTACtacaccagtttaaaaaaaagttagcaaTAAAAATTTGACTGGTGCATGAATAACAATCAGTGGAAGGGAACCAATGAATTTAGgattgttgtagtgggtgatttcaacttccccaatattgactgggactccctcagTGCTAGgtgtttagatggggcagaatttgttaggtacatccaggagggtttcttgaaacaatatataGATGGTCCAACCAGGGAAGGAGCCATACTATGccttgtactggggaatgagcctggccaggtgatcaatGTTTCAGTGGGGGATCCTCTTGGGATCAGTGATCATAAGTTTTAGGATAGCTGTAAATACGGATACGTCTGTCTTCAAGTGAAAgtgctaaactgggggaaggctaattaggccaaaactgggggaaggctaattaggccagaactgggaaaagttgattgggagcaaATGTTTTGGGGGTAAATGTGCATCTGACACGTGGGAGACTTTTAAAGGCTagctggttagagttcaggaccaacataTTCCTGGGAAgaagaaagataaggatggcaagttttgggaaccttggatcacaagagatattgtaaattAAGTGAATAAGAAGCCTCTGGTGAGGTGCGAGACAACTGGAGGATAGGAAATGTCGGtccttttgtttaagaaggataactgggacaaaccaggaaattataaatgggattagttagactggcatcatggtcagtgcagtcacgatgggcccaagggcctgttcctgtgctgttctatgctctaaaatCTTCCAGTTGCCATGTTTGCTTTCTTCCATGTCGTCAATTAtgcagtttatttctgaaatctcTTGTGTTTGGAATTGttgcaatatttcaaaatatttgaagCAGAAACACTCAACCGGGACAGGcaatatttgtggagagagaaaccgagtgAACATTTCTGGTTGATGAGTTTTCACCAGAACCAGAAGGAAACTAGAGGTGTGTCGAGCTTTAAAGCAAGTACTAAAGGCAATGAAAGACCAAAAGAGGAGGATTGTGATGGGGATGGGATGCAGGAAAGATCAAATAACAAAAGCTGTGATGGTGTATGGCAGAAGGGATAATGGGGTCAAGTAAAGAATGAAACTAGGTTTTGAGGAGGTATTATGGGGGCAATGTTCGTGCGCTAAGGTTGTCAGAAGGCTGTAAAATGCCTAGCTGGAAAGAAGAAGTGATAGTAAAGtcataatcatacagcacggaaacaggccctttggtcgaCCGTCTCTGTGCAGCCTCAAGTACCTcactataataatcccattttatagcaCTCAGtctgtacccttctatgccttggtgcttcaagtgcccatctaaatATTAAAGTGTTGTAAGAGTACTACCCTCCATTATCCCCTCAGCCAGTGTCATCTGGATttcaaccaacctctgggtgGGGATAAAAaaatcaagtcccctttaaattttctaccccttaccttaaacctatgctctctggctATTGACATATCTGCTaatgggaaaaggttctttctatctaccctgtctctgcccctcatactTTTGTACCCATCCAATCAATTCACCCCTTGGCtgtctccactccaaagaaagcgaacccagcctatccattatCTCCTCAGAGCTGTATCATTCTATCCCAGGCatcatcctctccagtgcaattacttCCTTCTTGTACTGGAACAAtcggaactgcacacagcactccagctgtggcttattGTTTTACACAGATGTACGAAAACCTCCTTGCTTTTGTGTTCCACACTCCGGCTAAAGAAGGCAGGTATTGCATGTGTTTTCTAACTAGTCCTGAGCTTCCACCGTTATGAATATCCTAGCCTTGTTAgtcctccaaaatgcatcaccttgaatttttctagattatgttccatctgccattactctgcccactttaccaactgatcaatattgttgTGTAACTGGAGTcttccctcctcactatcaacaccaccagctgttgtgccatctgcaaacctaccaatcatccatgctgtgttactctctcactctggatgaaaaacatgacgatgctggaggaactcagctgaagaagggtcctgacccgaaacgttgaccgcctgcttttctccacagatgctgcccggcatgctgagttcctctagcatcgtcatgtttttcatctagattccagcatctgcagtcctttgtttctctactcccTGACTCTATACCTCCCACTGGCAAAATGTTCCTAATTTTCTCACCACTTTCATTAGAAGGTGCCTCCCACAATTCAAAGAGTAGATTACTGGTCTACGTGGCTCAACTTTCACTATTAAGAATAGTTTTCATGTCCAGATACAATTTAGCCCAAGTTACTGTTGGCATTGTATTACCTATACACTTAAGTAATAAATATTTTGTCAGTATACTGGTTATATTCCTCTCTTAACCAAATTAAGATCAACTAGTTATTCATCTCCGTGTGAATGTTGAGATTTTCCTGGTGCTCACTTGCTGTCATATTTACCTGAGAAACATGCATTGAACatgaaatgttttgtggtatttcCAGCgtcaaactttaaactttatttatgcagtacggtattggtttattattgtcacttgtaccgaggtacagtgaaaaacttgtcttgcataccgattggacaggtcaattcattacacagtgaagttacattgagttagtacagagtgcattgaggtagtacaggtaaaaataacagtacagagtaaagtgtcacagctgcagagaaagtgcagtgcaataaggtgcaagttcacaacaaggtagatcgtgaggtcagagtccatctcatcatactcatctcatctcattggtaacaggcccttctggccccacgagtctgcgccgcccattttaaacccatgttaacctacccatatgtctttagaatgtgggaggaaaccggagcacccagaggaaacccacacagacatggggagaacgtacaaactccttacagacagcgatgggaattgaactccaatcgctggcgctgtgatagcgtcgtgctaactgctgtgCTACCGTGCTGCTCCAAAGGAGCCTTCAAATA harbors:
- the arl3b gene encoding ADP-ribosylation factor-like protein 3, which produces MGLLSILRKLKSAPDQEVRILLLGLDNAGKTTLLKQLASEDISHITPTQGFNIKSVQSQGFKLNVWDIGGQRKIRPYWRNYFENTDVLIYVIDSADRKRFEETGQELAELLDEEKLSGVAVLVFANKQDLLTAAPASEIAEGLNLHTIRDRVWQIQSCSALTGEGVQDGMNWVCKNVNSKKK